Within Syntrophorhabdus sp., the genomic segment GAGCGTCGGCGCGACGGTGACGATCCTTGTCTCCATGATAAGAGAGAGGGGTATCAGCGTCACGCCCGAGGAGGCCACGATAATGATGCTGGGCATCTACGAGGAGACGGGCAGCTTCAGGTTCTCGTCCACGACCGTCGAGGATTTCGAGGCCGCGTCCTATCTTCTTTCACAGGGAGCCAACATCAATCTTGTTTCCGACATGCTTGTCCGGGAATTGACCCCGGAACAGGTTTTCCTTCTCAACGACATCATCAAGAACGCGGCGGTCTACAATATCAACGGAATCGATATCGTCATCACCGAGGGGAGCACGGAACAATATGTCGGGGACCTCGCGGTCATTGTCCATAAATACAGGGATATGGAGAACATCAACGCCGTCTTTGCCCTTTTCCGGATGGAGGACCGCATCCACATCATAGGGCGCAGCAGGATACCCGAGGTGGATTCGGGGTACGTCATGTCGCTGCTCGGCGGCGGAGGCCACAAGGTCGCCGCGTCCTCCACGATCAAGGAGATGACCCTTCCCGAGGCGAAGGAAAAACTCATCGAGATCCTTCGCAACAGTGTCAAACCACTCTGGAAAGCGAAGGACATCATGTTCTTCCCCGTCAAGTCCGTCGATTCGCAAAGCGCCATAAGCGAGGCCCTGAGCATTCTCACGAAGTATAATATAAACGCCATGCCGGTGCTCTCGCGGAGCAAGGTGGTGGGTGTCATCACGCGGCAGGTGGCGGCGAAGGCACTGTTCCACAAGCTGGCGGCACAGCCCGTCGACGATTACATGTTCACCGAATTCCAGTCGGTGGGTCCCGAGGACTCCATCGAGGCGGTAAAGGAGAAGATCATCGGCACCAACCAGCGATTCCTTCCCGTGGTGGAGAAGAATGAGCTCAAGGGTGCCATCACGAGAACGGACCTCCTGAGGGTCCTCGAGGACGAGATCGCCAAGACCGTCCTGGAGAAGCTCGAGTTCCACGAGAAATACGTGCAGCGCAAGAACGTCCGCAAGCTCATGGAGGAGCGGCTGGACGAGGTGACGATGGAAAAGCTCGTGAACATGGGGAGCCTTGCCGACGAGATGGGTTTTCACGCTTATCTCGTGGGCGGTTTCGTACGGGACCTCCTTCTCCGCAACGAGAACTATGACATCGACATCGTCATCGAGGGTGACGGCATCGCCTTTGCCGAGGAGATGGTGAAGAGGTTCCACACGAGGATGCGTTCCCACAGGGAGTTCTCCACAGCAAAGGTGCTCTTTCCCGACGGCTTCAAGATCGACATCGCAACGGCCCGTCTCGAATACTACAGGGCTCCGGCCGCGCTGCCCACCGTGGAGCACGGTTCGCTGAAGCTGGACCTTCACCGCCGCGATTTCACCATCAACACGCTTGCCATATCCCTTAACAGGAACACCTTCGGCGAGCTCGTGGACTTTTTCAGCGCCCAGCGGGACATCAAGGAAAAGACGATCCGCGTCCTCCACAGCCTGAGCTTCGTGGAAGACCCGACGAGGGTGTTCCGCGCCATCCGCTTTGAGAAGCGATTCGGGTTCAAGATCGGCAAACAGACCCTGAACCTCATCAAGAATGCCGTCAAGCTGAATTTTCTCGCCAGGATGCGGGGGAAGAGGATATGGGCGGAGCTGGCGCTCATCCTGAAGGAGGAGGCACCGGAGGGCATCCTCGCCAGGCTTGCCGAACTCGACCTCCTGCGTTTCATCTCGCCGGACATTGTCTTCAACAAGGACAAGGAAAGGCTCTTCGCCGAGATGCACGGCGTGTATCAGTGGCACGAGTTCCTCTACCAGGGCAAGTCCGTGGATAAGGTCCAGTTCTACATTCTTGCCGTCGTGGACAACATGAAGCTTCCCGATGTCGCGGAATTCGCGGCGCGCATGGAGATAAGCGAACGTTTCAGGAGACGCGCCGTCGAGAATGTCGAGCGTTTACGGTTTGCCATGGCACGTTTCTCCCAGGGAATGGCGGGCATAAAGAAGAGCGAGGTGTACCGGTTGCTGGAAGGTCTTTCCCGGGAGGCCCTGCTTTTCATCATGGCCAGGACCCGCTCACAGGAGGTCAAGAAGGCGATCTCGAACTATATCACCCACCACGACTCGTTCAGGCCCTTCACGACCGGCAATGATCTCAAGAAGCTCGGTGTTCCGGAAGGCCCCCTTTACAAGGAGATCCTCGAGGACCTGAAGGATGCGAAGATCGACATGAACCTCAAGACCAAGGAAGCGGAGTCCCACTACCTTGAGACCTATCTCGGCGAAAAGGGGATCCTGAGATGAGCCTTCTCGTTCCCGCGCTCGAGGTCCAGCTTGAATGCTATGAGGGCCCCATGGCGGTCCTCATCACCCTTATCAAGCGAAACAAGGTGAGCATATGGGACATCCCCATCGCCCTTATCACGGACCGTTTCCTCCAGTACGTGGAGATAGCGAAGGAGATGAACCTGAAGATAGCCGAGGATTTCATAGAGATGGCCTCCCTCCTTCTCTTCATCAAATCGAAGATGCTCCTGCCGTCCAGCGGGGCGAGCGAGGAGGAAGACCCCCGCGAAGAGCTCGTGGAGCGCATCATCGAGTACGAGCGCGTCAGGAGCATGGCCATCGCCATTGGTGAACTGCCCCTGCTGGAACGTGATGTCTACTGCATCGGGCGGGGCAGCCTGGAGAAGGAGGCCGACTTCGACCTTCTGTGCCTGTGCAACCTCTATTTCGAGCTCATGAACGTCAAGGAGGAGTCCTACTTCGTGGTGCGTGATGTGAAGCCGACCCTGGAGGAGAAGATCGCGGCGCTCAAGGACCTTCTGAGGTCCGATGGGTTCTTTGAATGGGACATCGCCGCCGGGGAGGAAAGGAACGAGCGCGTGGCCACCATCCTCGGGATGCTGGAGCTGGCCAAGATACGGGTGGCGACGCTGACACAGCGGCGCCCTTTTGGTAGAATTATCATGAAGACAAGGGACGCGGCGGCGCTTGCCGAAGCGTGAGCAGCGGCGCCGGACTGACAGGGGCGGCGAAGGCGGTTTCCATGCGCGGCCTCTGCAAGGAGGGATGAGATGGCCGGTCGGACAGGCAGGAAGGTTTTGCTCATTGTTACCGTGGTGATAGCGGCGGTGATCTTTGCCGCGAGCGTTCTGCCCGGCATTATCGGTGGAGCCGGCGGGGGAAAGATCGGTGTCGTGGAGATCGAAGGGACCATCTCCGATCTCAAGGAAGTCATGGCCGACATGGCCAGATTCAAAGAGGACGACGGCATCCGCGGTGTCATTGTTCGTATCAATTCGCCCGGCGGGGCGGTGGGCCCCACGCAGGAGGCGGCGACGGAGCTCAAGAAGCTCAAGGCGGTCAAGAAGGTCTATGTCTCGATGGGGTCCGTCTGTGCTTCGGGGGGTTACTATATCGCCTCCGTGGGTGAGAAGCTCTATGCCAACCCGTCGACCATCACCGGGTCCATCGGTGTCATCATGCAGCAGACCGTCGTGGAGGAGCTGATGAAGAAGATCGGCGTGCAGAGCAACACCCTCAAGGCGGGATCCATGAAGGACGTGGGCAGTCCCTTCAGGAAGATGACCGACAGCGAGCGTCAGTATCTGCAGAGCATCATCGACAACATCCATGAACAGTTCATCAAGGATGTGGCGGCGGGACGGAAGATGCCACTCGACAAGACACGGACACTCGCGGACGGCAGGATATACACGGGCCTGCAGGCAAAGGAGGCGGGGCTCATAGACGGGATAGGCACCTTCTACGATGTCGTCGACGAGATGAAGAAGGCCGTCG encodes:
- a CDS encoding CBS domain-containing protein, with translation MKVITSHMNADFDSLSSMVAARKLYPDATLVFPGSQEKTLRDFLIHSTLYLFDIAKLKEIDHRSVDTLILVDTRDKTRIGDLAKVADNPKVAVHVYDHHPDSADDVKADLQVVRSVGATVTILVSMIRERGISVTPEEATIMMLGIYEETGSFRFSSTTVEDFEAASYLLSQGANINLVSDMLVRELTPEQVFLLNDIIKNAAVYNINGIDIVITEGSTEQYVGDLAVIVHKYRDMENINAVFALFRMEDRIHIIGRSRIPEVDSGYVMSLLGGGGHKVAASSTIKEMTLPEAKEKLIEILRNSVKPLWKAKDIMFFPVKSVDSQSAISEALSILTKYNINAMPVLSRSKVVGVITRQVAAKALFHKLAAQPVDDYMFTEFQSVGPEDSIEAVKEKIIGTNQRFLPVVEKNELKGAITRTDLLRVLEDEIAKTVLEKLEFHEKYVQRKNVRKLMEERLDEVTMEKLVNMGSLADEMGFHAYLVGGFVRDLLLRNENYDIDIVIEGDGIAFAEEMVKRFHTRMRSHREFSTAKVLFPDGFKIDIATARLEYYRAPAALPTVEHGSLKLDLHRRDFTINTLAISLNRNTFGELVDFFSAQRDIKEKTIRVLHSLSFVEDPTRVFRAIRFEKRFGFKIGKQTLNLIKNAVKLNFLARMRGKRIWAELALILKEEAPEGILARLAELDLLRFISPDIVFNKDKERLFAEMHGVYQWHEFLYQGKSVDKVQFYILAVVDNMKLPDVAEFAARMEISERFRRRAVENVERLRFAMARFSQGMAGIKKSEVYRLLEGLSREALLFIMARTRSQEVKKAISNYITHHDSFRPFTTGNDLKKLGVPEGPLYKEILEDLKDAKIDMNLKTKEAESHYLETYLGEKGILR
- a CDS encoding segregation/condensation protein A — translated: MSLLVPALEVQLECYEGPMAVLITLIKRNKVSIWDIPIALITDRFLQYVEIAKEMNLKIAEDFIEMASLLLFIKSKMLLPSSGASEEEDPREELVERIIEYERVRSMAIAIGELPLLERDVYCIGRGSLEKEADFDLLCLCNLYFELMNVKEESYFVVRDVKPTLEEKIAALKDLLRSDGFFEWDIAAGEERNERVATILGMLELAKIRVATLTQRRPFGRIIMKTRDAAALAEA
- the sppA gene encoding signal peptide peptidase SppA, which gives rise to MAGRTGRKVLLIVTVVIAAVIFAASVLPGIIGGAGGGKIGVVEIEGTISDLKEVMADMARFKEDDGIRGVIVRINSPGGAVGPTQEAATELKKLKAVKKVYVSMGSVCASGGYYIASVGEKLYANPSTITGSIGVIMQQTVVEELMKKIGVQSNTLKAGSMKDVGSPFRKMTDSERQYLQSIIDNIHEQFIKDVAAGRKMPLDKTRTLADGRIYTGLQAKEAGLIDGIGTFYDVVDEMKKAVGIKGKPELVYGKRPFAPLRWLFSSMAREMLGREQAEPFQYKYTP